GTTCATCCTGGCCGCCATGGTCTGCGGGTTCGGCTACTGGCTCACGCCGCGGATCATGATGGTGCTCGGCGCCGAAGGCGTGGTGCTGCGCGATGCCGTGACCTATGGGCGCATTCTCTTCTTCGGGATGATTTTCAACTTTCCGGCGTGGACCGTCTACACGGCGCTGCGCGGGATCGGCCAGCCGCGCGCGGCCATGATTCTGATGATCGGTTCGACGGTCTTCAACGCGATCCTCGATCCGTTTTTGATCTTCGGGCTGTGGGGATTGCCGCGCCTGGAAGTCGCCGGGGCCGCATGGGCGTCGGTGATCGGCTTTGGCCTGACCGTCACGATCGGTTTGATTCTCTTCTTCGCCGGCGCGTTCAAAGCGCGGCTGTCGCTGTCCGTGCTGCGGCAGGCGCACATTTCGACGATGTGGCAGATGATGAAGATCGGCATCCCCTCGGGGATCGGCGCCATGTCGTTCTCGCTGGCGCGCATGGCCGTGCTGCCGTTGATCGCCAGGTTCGGTCCGGCGGTCGTCGCCGTCTACGGGGCGGGAAACCGAGTCATCGAGTTCGGTGAGATCACCGTGGTCGGTCTGGAGCTGGGGATGTCGCCATTGATCGGCCATGCGCTCGGCGCCAAAGACAAGGCATTGGCCTGGCTGACCGCGCGCCGCGCAATCGAAATGGGTCTGGCGATCATGGGAGTCTTCGCATTGGGAACATTTTTCTTTGCCGAACCGATCACGATGCTGTTTTTTCGCGAGTCACCGTATGTCGAACTGGGCGTGACATTCTT
Above is a genomic segment from Candidatus Zixiibacteriota bacterium containing:
- a CDS encoding MATE family efflux transporter: MPADDLTTGSSVLPGASLEDKSITDSSPRSTRDIYRSIWRMGYPSMIGFAATNLYTLADMFWVARLGPEQVAALTFFAAFYWAVSSFNMIAGTGSVAVIARRFGEGDMRRTEIAIGEAFILKFILAAMVCGFGYWLTPRIMMVLGAEGVVLRDAVTYGRILFFGMIFNFPAWTVYTALRGIGQPRAAMILMIGSTVFNAILDPFLIFGLWGLPRLEVAGAAWASVIGFGLTVTIGLILFFAGAFKARLSLSVLRQAHISTMWQMMKIGIPSGIGAMSFSLARMAVLPLIARFGPAVVAVYGAGNRVIEFGEITVVGLELGMSPLIGHALGAKDKALAWLTARRAIEMGLAIMGVFALGTFFFAEPITMLFFRESPYVELGVTFFRVAAVAFPMLAVFILIEGAFVGAGDTVPPMVIGIIHAWVLQIPLVWLLAHGLEFGPTGAWWGFVVAAALGALMYVSWFARKRWLEQVV